A genome region from Halobacterium hubeiense includes the following:
- a CDS encoding Zn-ribbon domain-containing OB-fold protein, whose protein sequence is MTDNHTDDGAGGPPRTTVSVPDTIELPRLLDFYDLQDAEHTRIHEFYDRLREGSLSTTECQDCGELHFPPRVMCPECTSDDLAYVSLPHEGELFAFGAVRGSGPLGMDTPFVTGVVDLDGVDVQLSARIDGADYDDLAIGDPVELQVVDVEGPTDQDRVFYQFTPRGDMA, encoded by the coding sequence ATGACTGACAACCACACGGACGACGGAGCCGGTGGACCGCCGCGCACGACCGTCTCGGTTCCGGACACCATCGAGTTGCCGCGCCTGCTGGACTTCTACGACCTGCAGGACGCCGAACACACCAGAATCCACGAGTTCTACGACCGCCTCCGCGAGGGGTCGCTGTCCACGACGGAGTGCCAGGACTGCGGTGAGTTGCACTTCCCGCCGCGCGTGATGTGCCCGGAGTGCACGAGCGACGACCTCGCGTACGTCTCGCTGCCCCACGAGGGCGAGCTGTTCGCGTTCGGCGCCGTCCGGGGCAGCGGCCCGCTCGGGATGGACACGCCGTTCGTCACGGGCGTCGTGGATCTCGACGGCGTCGATGTCCAGTTGTCCGCGCGCATCGACGGCGCCGACTACGACGACCTCGCCATCGGGGATCCGGTGGAACTGCAGGTCGTCGACGTCGAGGGCCCGACCGACCAGGACAGGGTGTTCTATCAGTTCACGCCACGAGGTGACATGGCATGA
- a CDS encoding universal stress protein, whose product MYDRILLSTDGTVASEQAEAHALDLAAAHDAVLHALYVVDEDVVNAYSGDEYVDEAEGPEHGLEELGEETLADIQQQAADAGVDVETAMRHGQPAEAIVAYADDHDTDLLVLGTKRRPEEYRALLGSVTDRVLRLTTRPATVVKTEVSE is encoded by the coding sequence ATGTACGACCGAATACTGCTATCGACTGACGGGACCGTCGCGTCCGAGCAGGCGGAAGCGCACGCGCTCGACCTCGCAGCCGCACACGACGCCGTCCTGCACGCGCTGTACGTCGTCGACGAGGACGTCGTGAACGCGTACAGCGGCGACGAGTACGTCGACGAAGCCGAAGGCCCCGAACACGGCCTCGAAGAGCTCGGCGAGGAGACCCTCGCGGACATCCAGCAGCAAGCGGCCGACGCCGGCGTCGACGTCGAGACGGCGATGCGCCACGGCCAGCCCGCCGAGGCCATCGTGGCGTACGCCGACGACCACGACACCGACCTACTCGTGCTGGGCACCAAGCGCCGCCCGGAGGAGTACCGCGCCCTGCTCGGGAGCGTCACCGACCGCGTCCTCCGGCTGACCACGCGCCCGGCGACCGTCGTGAAGACGGAAGTCAGCGAGTAG
- a CDS encoding WD40/YVTN/BNR-like repeat-containing protein, with product MSERSRREFLCATGGTVAPTVLALNQSSQREDRGDWTVVETPTQRTLHDVADTTTGAFAVGSNGLVLERGDDGWSVVTDAGPTGNGNNLSSAATTTDGQRLWMAGASGVVGEYDPEADALTSRSAPDGVTNTFTDVAVTGPAGDATVYLVDSSGHVHRSEANGREGTWTHTTPGSGAEIAAITVVGTTGFLVDQNGSLFETTDGETWTSVDATAFDETLHDVELRASETVVLAGASGTVAIGSGGEWEQESAANDALNDVEVGDCGCVHAVGASGTVLHRRGHGTPPLRTLARAFDWWTRASPIEENLNAVALGDPHVAVGASGTILEREH from the coding sequence ATGAGTGAGCGTTCCCGCCGCGAGTTCCTGTGCGCGACCGGTGGGACTGTCGCGCCGACTGTCCTCGCGCTGAACCAATCTTCCCAGCGGGAGGACCGCGGCGACTGGACGGTCGTCGAGACGCCGACGCAGCGAACGCTCCACGACGTCGCCGACACCACCACCGGCGCGTTCGCGGTCGGCAGCAACGGGCTCGTCCTCGAACGCGGCGACGACGGCTGGTCGGTCGTGACTGACGCCGGCCCGACGGGGAACGGGAACAACCTCTCGTCGGCAGCGACCACGACGGACGGCCAGCGACTGTGGATGGCGGGCGCGAGCGGCGTCGTCGGCGAATACGACCCGGAGGCGGACGCGCTCACGTCGCGGAGCGCGCCGGACGGCGTGACGAACACGTTCACCGACGTTGCCGTGACCGGGCCAGCGGGGGACGCGACTGTCTATCTCGTCGACTCCTCGGGACACGTCCACCGGTCCGAGGCGAACGGCCGCGAGGGGACGTGGACGCATACGACGCCCGGAAGCGGCGCCGAAATCGCCGCGATTACCGTGGTCGGCACGACCGGCTTCCTCGTCGACCAGAACGGCTCGCTCTTCGAGACCACCGACGGCGAGACGTGGACCAGCGTCGACGCGACCGCCTTCGACGAAACGCTGCACGACGTCGAACTGCGTGCGTCCGAAACGGTCGTGCTCGCGGGGGCGTCCGGGACCGTCGCGATTGGGTCCGGCGGCGAGTGGGAGCAGGAATCCGCGGCGAACGACGCGCTCAACGACGTCGAGGTCGGCGACTGCGGCTGCGTGCACGCCGTCGGCGCGAGCGGGACAGTCCTGCACCGGCGCGGCCACGGCACGCCGCCGCTTCGCACGCTAGCACGAGCGTTCGACTGGTGGACCCGAGCGTCGCCTATCGAAGAGAACCTCAACGCGGTCGCGCTCGGCGACCCCCACGTCGCCGTCGGCGCCAGCGGCACCATCCTCGAACGGGAGCACTAG
- a CDS encoding amino acid ABC transporter substrate-binding protein, with translation MFDSEHSRRSYLKATGVASAVGLSGLAGCTAFGGSNSSESITIAAAVPETGRLSSVGNEMLAGYELGVEKLNERGNLDREVELVVRDDESDPAVLRQQLQQITSNNDVDLVWGSFSSPLVMAGSAYAENQGLPFLAVATCYEEPLVSGDKEWTYTPFPKTRDVTRATTGILELVPEADRPEVVGIWEENSGWGAEMAQAWDERLSEAGYDVAMRETYNPGNEDFSTLISQTEDAGVEALVASPQPPDGITAMNQLNNSGYTPEFVEFVRASDPQAWWTALGESGNYVTMCPGWAPGMTGNGNEELLDAYAERNDGETPRVMVGVGYNLAQTTEQALAGAENTDPETVRSSLDETDFETVIGDFAFDEYGMPEQGQLSAASAQWWNGDQRLVYPQTEQAAELQFPIE, from the coding sequence ATGTTTGACAGTGAGCACAGTCGGCGGTCGTACCTGAAAGCCACCGGCGTCGCCAGCGCCGTCGGTCTCAGCGGTCTCGCCGGCTGCACGGCGTTCGGCGGCTCCAACAGCTCGGAGAGCATCACGATTGCGGCAGCCGTCCCGGAGACGGGTCGGCTGTCCTCGGTCGGCAACGAGATGCTCGCCGGCTACGAGCTCGGCGTGGAGAAGCTCAACGAGCGCGGCAACCTCGACCGAGAGGTCGAGCTCGTCGTCAGAGACGACGAGAGCGACCCGGCCGTCCTCCGACAGCAGCTCCAACAGATCACGAGCAACAACGACGTCGACCTGGTGTGGGGGAGCTTCTCCAGCCCGCTGGTCATGGCGGGGTCGGCGTACGCGGAGAATCAGGGACTGCCGTTCCTCGCGGTCGCGACCTGTTACGAGGAGCCGCTCGTCTCCGGGGACAAGGAGTGGACGTACACGCCGTTCCCGAAGACGCGCGACGTCACGCGAGCGACTACCGGGATCCTCGAACTCGTTCCGGAGGCCGACCGCCCGGAGGTCGTCGGCATCTGGGAGGAGAACTCCGGGTGGGGCGCCGAGATGGCACAGGCGTGGGACGAGCGGCTCTCGGAGGCGGGCTACGACGTGGCGATGCGGGAGACGTACAACCCGGGCAACGAGGACTTCTCGACGCTCATCTCGCAGACCGAGGACGCGGGCGTCGAGGCGCTGGTGGCGAGCCCGCAGCCGCCGGACGGCATCACCGCGATGAACCAGCTGAACAACTCCGGCTACACGCCGGAGTTCGTCGAGTTCGTGCGGGCGTCGGACCCGCAGGCGTGGTGGACGGCGCTCGGCGAATCTGGCAACTACGTCACGATGTGTCCGGGGTGGGCGCCCGGGATGACCGGGAACGGGAACGAGGAGCTGCTGGACGCGTACGCCGAGCGAAACGACGGCGAGACGCCGCGCGTGATGGTCGGGGTCGGCTACAATCTCGCGCAGACCACCGAGCAGGCGCTGGCCGGCGCGGAGAACACGGACCCGGAGACGGTGCGGTCGTCGCTGGACGAGACCGACTTCGAGACCGTCATCGGCGACTTCGCGTTCGACGAGTACGGGATGCCCGAGCAGGGCCAGCTCTCGGCGGCGAGCGCGCAGTGGTGGAACGGCGACCAGCGCCTCGTCTACCCGCAGACCGAGCAGGCCGCGGAGCTGCAGTTCCCCATCGAGTGA
- a CDS encoding 3-hydroxyacyl-CoA dehydrogenase/enoyl-CoA hydratase family protein, translating into MVESDIENVTVLGAGSMGHGIAELAAIAGYDVVVRDIEEELVADGLEEVEWSLGKLEEKGKLDDSADAVRARMTGETDLAAAVADADLVVEAIPENLDLKRDTFAEVDDHAPDHAILASNTSGLSITAIGAATDRPEQVVGTHFFNPPVKMDLVEVVHGEQTSEATLTAAHEFVADLGKRAIDVKRDVHGFIVNNVMLPFIEEGAWMLADGDATVRQADAAMVYQRGYPMGPFELADYTGIDIAYHFREDTDLDSPPTIAEKVEADDLGKKTGRGFYDWEGDGPDYEPGDGEGFDTLRVEARMVNEAARLVGNDVATPDDVDLGSRLGARFPEGVCRLGDQLGLDAVLDKLRTLHEQTGAERFAPADYLVELVEDGKTGVDAGEGFHDYRGDGPYQYVNKSLDDRGVLEIEFDRPERLNAFSETMFGEVEQALDNADPDDVSCVVFSGAGEDAFSSGADITGFMTSEPTELMDVDETIQAIDEFERPTLARIDGFCLGAGFEIALACDLRLATEDSSLGAPEINLGLIPGGGGTQRLTRIVGEGRAKELVFRGEQISAERAADWGLLNRAVPAEEFDDVVAEFVADLANGPKTALKVAKRVIDDGQDASLDTGLDVESQGFGLLTTTDDMVEGVTAFRDDREPEFER; encoded by the coding sequence ATGGTAGAAAGTGACATAGAGAACGTGACCGTGCTCGGCGCGGGGAGCATGGGTCACGGCATCGCCGAACTCGCAGCCATCGCGGGCTACGACGTGGTGGTGCGGGACATCGAAGAGGAACTCGTCGCCGACGGCCTCGAAGAAGTCGAGTGGAGCCTCGGCAAACTCGAAGAGAAGGGGAAACTCGACGACTCCGCCGACGCGGTGCGGGCGCGAATGACCGGGGAGACCGACCTCGCGGCCGCCGTCGCCGACGCCGACCTCGTCGTCGAGGCCATCCCCGAGAACCTCGACCTCAAACGGGACACCTTCGCCGAGGTCGACGACCACGCGCCCGACCACGCGATTCTCGCGTCGAACACCTCCGGGCTGAGCATCACCGCCATCGGCGCGGCGACCGACCGACCCGAACAGGTCGTCGGCACCCACTTCTTCAATCCGCCCGTGAAGATGGACCTCGTGGAGGTCGTCCACGGCGAACAGACCAGCGAGGCGACGCTGACGGCCGCCCACGAGTTCGTCGCCGACCTCGGGAAGCGCGCCATCGACGTCAAGCGCGACGTCCACGGCTTCATCGTGAACAACGTCATGCTGCCGTTCATCGAGGAGGGCGCGTGGATGCTCGCGGACGGCGACGCGACGGTCCGGCAGGCCGACGCCGCGATGGTTTACCAGCGCGGCTACCCGATGGGTCCCTTCGAGCTCGCCGACTACACCGGCATCGACATCGCCTACCACTTCCGCGAGGACACCGACCTCGACTCCCCGCCGACCATCGCCGAGAAGGTCGAGGCCGACGACCTCGGGAAGAAGACCGGCCGCGGGTTCTACGACTGGGAGGGTGACGGCCCCGACTACGAGCCGGGCGACGGCGAGGGCTTCGACACGCTCCGCGTGGAAGCCCGCATGGTCAACGAGGCCGCTCGCCTGGTCGGCAACGACGTCGCGACGCCCGACGACGTGGACCTCGGGAGCCGGCTCGGCGCGCGCTTCCCCGAGGGCGTCTGCCGGCTCGGCGACCAACTCGGCCTCGACGCCGTCCTCGACAAACTCCGGACGCTCCACGAGCAGACGGGCGCCGAGCGGTTCGCGCCCGCGGACTACCTCGTGGAACTGGTCGAGGACGGGAAGACCGGCGTCGACGCCGGCGAGGGGTTCCACGACTACCGCGGCGACGGCCCCTACCAGTACGTCAACAAGTCGCTGGACGACCGCGGCGTCCTCGAAATCGAGTTCGACCGCCCCGAGCGCCTCAACGCCTTCTCCGAGACGATGTTCGGCGAGGTCGAGCAGGCGCTCGACAACGCCGACCCCGACGACGTCTCCTGCGTCGTGTTCTCCGGCGCGGGCGAGGACGCCTTCAGTTCCGGCGCGGACATCACCGGCTTCATGACCTCGGAGCCGACCGAGCTGATGGACGTCGACGAGACGATTCAGGCCATCGACGAGTTCGAGCGCCCGACGCTCGCGCGCATCGACGGCTTCTGCCTGGGCGCGGGCTTCGAAATCGCGCTCGCCTGCGACCTCCGTCTCGCCACCGAGGACTCCTCGCTGGGCGCGCCCGAAATCAACCTCGGGCTGATTCCGGGCGGCGGCGGCACCCAGCGGCTCACCCGCATCGTCGGCGAGGGCCGCGCGAAGGAACTAGTCTTCCGCGGCGAGCAGATCTCCGCCGAGCGCGCCGCCGACTGGGGGCTGCTCAACCGCGCCGTCCCCGCCGAGGAGTTCGACGACGTGGTGGCGGAGTTCGTCGCCGACCTCGCGAACGGTCCGAAGACGGCGCTGAAAGTCGCCAAGCGCGTCATCGACGACGGACAGGATGCCAGCCTCGACACCGGGCTGGACGTCGAGAGTCAGGGCTTCGGCCTGCTGACGACGACCGACGACATGGTCGAGGGCGTGACGGCGTTCCGGGACGACCGGGAGCCGGAGTTCGAGCGATGA
- a CDS encoding universal stress protein, whose product MGQHILVPVDGSPQSEAALEYVLDSYADAEVTILHVVDPASPFGYGDDENFDFESYQAEGKRRHERATELLEEYGELASERGVAFDTRLKTGKPAVEILEAADDEDVDLIVMGSRGRSGVGRVLFGSVAETVTRRATVPVTIFKQRDDEKR is encoded by the coding sequence ATGGGCCAACACATCCTTGTGCCGGTGGACGGGTCGCCGCAGTCGGAGGCGGCGCTCGAATACGTGCTGGACAGCTACGCGGACGCCGAGGTGACGATTCTCCACGTCGTCGACCCGGCGAGCCCGTTCGGCTACGGCGACGACGAGAACTTCGACTTCGAGAGCTACCAAGCGGAGGGAAAGCGACGCCACGAGCGCGCAACGGAACTGCTCGAAGAGTACGGCGAGCTCGCCAGCGAGCGCGGCGTCGCGTTCGACACCCGACTCAAAACGGGGAAGCCGGCCGTCGAGATACTCGAAGCGGCCGACGACGAGGACGTGGACCTCATCGTCATGGGGAGCCGCGGCCGCTCCGGCGTCGGCCGCGTGCTGTTCGGCAGCGTCGCCGAGACCGTCACGCGCCGCGCCACCGTCCCGGTCACCATCTTCAAGCAGCGGGACGACGAGAAGCGGTAG
- a CDS encoding thiolase C-terminal domain-containing protein — MTGTAAIVGGGHADWGKREATWKDLAQEAGKAAFDDVDGVTPDDVEGLFVGAVQPERFAFQSHVAPLAAELLGIDVTKMISRTELACASGQAALRYAWLAIASGQLDTALVLGVEKMNLGDDYVEETQSGMTNVLDREFDGVNGLNAPSFFSMFAQRHMHEYGTTREQLAAVSAKNKRHAANNPYAQFQQEVSVDDVLESYPVAPPLCLLDCSGITDGAAALVLMSEQKAREVTDTAAYVTGSGQSCMASNSINNLPSMSAWPQATVAAEEAYEQAGIDDPVKELDVAEIHDCFSISEIIEYEDLGWVEKGEGGQFVEDGRSELDGDIAVNPRGGLLGCGHPLGATGVSQALEVYKQFTGEVESARQVPDSPETGLIHNLSGSGSVHSVMTLARDPQ; from the coding sequence ATGACCGGGACTGCCGCAATCGTCGGCGGCGGCCACGCCGACTGGGGGAAGCGCGAGGCGACGTGGAAGGACCTCGCGCAGGAAGCCGGGAAGGCCGCCTTCGACGACGTGGACGGCGTCACGCCCGACGACGTCGAGGGGTTGTTCGTCGGCGCCGTCCAGCCCGAGCGGTTCGCGTTCCAGAGCCACGTCGCGCCGCTGGCCGCCGAGCTGCTCGGCATCGACGTGACGAAGATGATCTCGCGCACCGAGCTGGCGTGCGCCAGCGGGCAGGCGGCGCTGCGGTACGCGTGGCTCGCCATCGCCAGCGGCCAACTCGACACCGCGCTCGTGCTCGGCGTCGAGAAGATGAACCTCGGCGACGACTACGTCGAGGAGACCCAGTCGGGGATGACGAACGTCCTCGACCGCGAGTTCGACGGCGTGAACGGCCTGAACGCGCCATCCTTTTTCTCGATGTTCGCCCAGCGGCACATGCACGAGTACGGCACGACGCGCGAACAGCTGGCGGCGGTGAGCGCGAAGAACAAGCGCCACGCCGCGAACAACCCGTACGCGCAGTTCCAGCAGGAGGTCAGCGTCGACGACGTGCTGGAGTCGTACCCGGTCGCGCCGCCGCTGTGCCTGCTTGACTGCAGCGGCATCACGGACGGCGCGGCGGCGCTGGTCCTGATGAGCGAACAGAAAGCCCGCGAGGTCACGGACACCGCCGCGTACGTCACGGGCAGCGGGCAGTCCTGCATGGCGAGCAACTCTATCAACAACCTCCCGTCGATGTCGGCGTGGCCGCAGGCCACCGTCGCCGCCGAAGAAGCCTACGAGCAGGCGGGCATCGACGACCCCGTGAAGGAGTTGGACGTCGCGGAGATTCACGACTGCTTCTCCATCAGCGAAATCATCGAGTACGAGGACCTCGGCTGGGTCGAGAAGGGCGAGGGCGGCCAGTTCGTCGAAGACGGCCGCAGCGAACTCGACGGCGACATCGCCGTCAACCCCCGCGGCGGCCTGCTGGGCTGTGGCCACCCATTGGGCGCGACCGGCGTCTCGCAGGCGCTGGAAGTGTACAAGCAGTTCACGGGCGAGGTGGAGTCTGCCCGGCAGGTGCCGGACAGCCCGGAGACCGGCCTCATCCACAACCTCAGCGGCAGCGGCAGCGTGCACAGCGTGATGACGCTCGCGAGGGACCCACAATGA